One Brienomyrus brachyistius isolate T26 chromosome 24, BBRACH_0.4, whole genome shotgun sequence DNA segment encodes these proteins:
- the ndufa2 gene encoding NADH dehydrogenase [ubiquinone] 1 alpha subcomplex subunit 2, with the protein MAAAVVRAIGSNLGRNIREVRLHFCQTSPASQGARDFVEQHYVTLKKANPEFPILIRECSGVKPKLWARFEFGKESSVALDNMNMDQVAKALEGLVKVKA; encoded by the exons ATGGCTGCCGCGGTTGTCAGAGCTATTGGGTCTAACCTTGGCAGGAATATTCGGGAGGTTCGCTTACATTTCTGCCAGACGTCGCCAGCGAGTCAAGGGGCAAG GGACTTCGTGGAACAGCATTACGTGACTTTAAAGAAAGCAAATCCCGAGTTTCCCATTTTGATCAGGGAATGTTCAGGAGTCAAGCCTAAACTCTGGGCTCGGTTTG AATTTGGTAAAGAAAGCAGTGTGGCACTGGACAACATGAACATGGACCAGGTGGCAAAGGCATTAGAGGGGCTTGTTAAGGTCAAAGCATGA
- the ik gene encoding protein Red encodes MPERETELYSNPLAPDNHEVEDHRSALQSKLTNEDFRKLLMTPRATPSSAPPSKSRHHEMPREYNEDEDPAARRRKKKSYYAKLRQQELERERELAEKYRDRARERRDGVNKDYEETELISTTANYRAVGPTAEADKSAAEKRRQLIQESKFLGGDMEHTHLVKGLDFALLQKVRAEITSKEKEEEDMMEKAQKEVKKDEDPEQKIEFKTRLGRNIYRILFKGRQMERNELFLPGRMAYVVDLEDEYADTDIPTTLIRSKADCPTMEAQTTLTTNDIVISKLTQILSYLRQGTRNKKMKKKEKGKLDEKKAPEADISIFDDIGDYIPSSSKNNRDREKERYREKERDRERDRERERERERDRDREEEKRRHSYFEKPRADEEALEIEKGPGSVKDQIKLINEKFAGAAASQWQVQENAPSRREEKKHVGDFFGMSNSYAECYPATMDDLAVDSDEEVDYSKMDQGNKKGPLGRWDFDTQEEYSDYMNNKEALPKAAFQYGIKMSEGRKTRRFKETNEKAELDRQWKKISAIIEKRKKMEADGVEVKRPKY; translated from the exons ATGCCGGAACGAGAGA CTGAGCTCTACTCCAACCCCCTCGCCCCGGATAACCATGAGGTGGAAGATCACCGATCAGCGCTACA ATCTAAGCTGACCAATGAGGACTTCAGGAAGCTTTTAATGACCCCTCGGGCTACTCCTTCGTCCGCTCCCCCGTCGAAATCCAGACACCATGA GATGCCGAGGGAGTATAACGAGGATGAAGACCCGGCAGCCCGGAGGCGGAAAAAGAAAAG ctactACGCCAAGCTGCGGCAGCAAGAGCTGGAACGCGAGCGGGAGCTGGCTGAGAAGTACCGTGACCGTGCGCGTGAGCGTCGTGATGGCGTCAACAAGGACTACGAGGAGACGGAGCTCATCAGCACCACGGCCAACTACAGGGCGGTGGGGCCGACGGCCGAGGC GGATAAATCGGCGGCGGAGAAGAGGCGGCAGTTGATCCAGGAGTCCAAGTTCTTGGGTGGTGACATGGAGCACACTCACTTGGTGAAAGGGTTGGATTTCGCCCTGCTGCAGAAG GTGAGAGCCGAAATCACCAGCAAAgagaaagaggaggaggacATGATGGAGAAGGCGCAGAAGGAAGTGAa GAAAGATGAAGATCCAGAACAGAAAATTGAGTTTAAGACTCGTCTGG GGAGGAACATCTACCGCATCCTGTTTAAGGGCCGTCAGATGGAGCGTAACGAGCTCTTCCTGCCGGGCCGCATGGCCTACGTGGTCGACCTGGAGGACGAGTATGCGGACACAGACATCCCCACCACGCTCATCCGCAGCAAGGCCGACTGCCCCACCATGGAG GcccaaaccactctcaccaccaACGACATCGTCATCAGCAAGCTGACCCAGATCCTGTCCTACCTGCGGCAAGGAACGCGCAACAAGAAGATGAAGAAGAAGGAGAAAG GAAAGCTGGATGAGAAAAAAGCTCCGGAGGCAGATATAAG CATATTCGACGACATCGGCGATTACATCCCGTCTTCGTCGAAGAATAACCGTGACCGGGAGAAGGAGCGGTACCGCGAGAAGGAGCGGGACAGGGAGCGGGACCGGGAGCGGGAGCGGGAGCGGGAGCGGGACAGGGACCGCGAGGAGGAGAAAAGGAGGCACAGCTACTTTGAGAAGCCCAGGGCCGATGAGGAG GCTCTGGAGATCGAGAAAG GGCCCGGATCGGTGAAGGACCAGATCAAGCTGATCAACGAGAAGTTTGCTGGTGCCGCGGCCAGCCAGTGGCAAGTCCAGGAGAA TGCCCCGTCCCGTCGCGAGGAGAAGAAGCACGTCGGGGATTTCTTTGGGATGTCCAACAGCTACGCTGAGTGCTACCCGGCCAC GATGGACGACCTTGCAGTAGACAGCGATGAGGAAGTGGACTACAGCAAAATGGACCAG GGTAACAAGAAGGGCCCCCTTGGTCGCTGGGATTTCGACACCCAAGAGGAATACAGCGACTACATGAATAACAAGGAGGCTCTGCCCAA GGCTGCATTCCAGTACGGAATTAAGATGTCAGAGGGAAGAAAGACCCGTCGATTTAAGGAGACCAATGAGAAAGCTGAGCTGGACAGGCAGTGGAAGAAGATCAGTGCG atCATTGAAAAAAGGAAGAAGATGGAAGCTGATGG GGTTGAAGTGAAGAGGCCTAAGTACTGA